A genomic region of Trypanosoma brucei brucei TREU927 chromosome 3, complete sequence contains the following coding sequences:
- a CDS encoding 3', 5'-cyclic nucleotide phosphodiesterase, putative (similar to Calcium/calmodulin-dependent 3',5'-cyclic nucleotide phosphodiesterase 1B (Swiss-Prot: Q01061) [Bos taurus (Bovine)]), whose amino-acid sequence MVCYDGSHSPCGRFSQKDYDCPTCGKVFTSSTPKTVCPCCSKLCCSQCVQTECVIFSGDRPFQVCVSCFLMLRSDRDSTALNVLPLYAVPNVSSKLSRIRTATKVQPPSDTSSDRVVVDAHLRVPDAKMRMNATEKVNLERKAPLPSPRVLQQRNASVRKQESTVDTVREEKAPSVPFVGQAEKTNEGGRVVGKLQDEISRLKRENSALSSKLQEFQGHAEGAQRKVHQIATQTQIKEQAAQNPQRGGTDGAGEVVQPRQEQKSLEMVRSSSSAPMSARYSHPSIVHATILTVVPTKLQVALCEGIDFSDWGFDTLEVASLVPSALQTVAAEVVTRWKMFASEEEMQRWCHMVAAIENNYRPNPFHNAVRAADVVQAVFSLASATKPLMRHVTLVELKALVFAAVALDVRHPGRTNEFLVRTCDPLCYRYPGPGTLEQMHVATAFQLVEVPELNFTCRMNDESFLRFKTIVSKLICRTDTAVLEDHLEHWRAKAREGGFDYGAPDDRVDALSLLLLAADFGVISRGADIAAKWLVLTEEHAAQAQEERRRGLPVTPGFDLPTSVGRSQIAFLDSVVIPLFNQVQQLFPGIVEPSRNLRALRSKYAAMANPPVLSTSVVSNHGESRERQQIGETHNLLRRYHGVDDHRYVSPINTSVEGRDVLSGALEEPRAMSEGRVDHLHGKDRPFRLELGRCTGSTGTKERVNGVAGLEYTPRFLDAPTQHDYSSAPSSGKVGYSHSACPAEKGGRIDRFDQHQIAPSRCVASVPEIRIEKPPPFRSSERDAMIPQRDNALSTPIRRALNSSTSPSRWDGDDRLVRKYSEMDDLLLHVRAMRVGGGLNHDHEEKHRRLRSTLAEREAMITEAAELLRQRRQQLRSGSAARSNEILQGHADAAVLQLRVAAANASVGP is encoded by the coding sequence ATGGTGTGCTACGACGGTTCGCACTCCCCCTGTGGAAGATTTTCGCAGAAGGACTACGACTGTCCCACGTGTGGAAAAGTATTTACATCATCTACACCGAAGACTGTGTGTCCGTGCTGCTCCAAGTTGTGCTGCTCCCAGTGTGTGCAGACGGAATGTGTCATTTTTTCCGGAGACAGGCCTTTCCAAGTCTGTGTGAGCTGTTTCCTTATGCTACGTAGCGACAGGGACAGTACCGCGTTGAATGTGCTTCCGCTTTACGCCGTTCCAAACGTGTCGTCAAAACTATCACGCATCCGTACCGCGACAAAGGTGCAACCGCCCTCAGATACATCATCTGATCGCGTGGTTGTGGATGCACATTTGAGGGTTCCAGACGCTAAGATGCGAATGAATGCGACGGAAAAGGTTAATTTAGAGCGAAAAGCACCGTTACCTAGCCCAAGGGTACTTCAGCAGCGCAATGCCTCCGTGCGCAAGCAGGAATCCACCGTCGATACCGTGCGGGAGGAGAAGGCACCGTCCGTGCCGTTTGTTGGGcaagcagaaaaaacaaatgagggAGGTCGAGTAGTTGGCAAACTCCAAGATGAGATAAGCAGActcaaaagggaaaacagcgCTCTGAGCAGTAAACTGCAAGAATTTCAAGGGCATGCAGAAGGTGCGCAGCGAAAGGTGCACCAAATTGCCACGCAAACCCAGATTAAGGAGCAGGCTGCTCAAAACCCACAGAGGGGCGGCACGGATGGCGCGGGGGAGGTTGTACAACCTAGGCAAGAGCAAAAATCTCTCGAGATGGTCCGTTCGTCATCTTCGGCCCCGATGTCGGCACGTTATTCTCATCCGTCTATAGTACATGCCACGATACTGACCGTTGTCCCAACAAAACTGCAGGTTGCATTGTGTGAAGGCATCGATTTCAGTGACTGGGGGTTTGATACTCTAGAGGTCGCCTCACTTGTACCTTCTGCACTGCAGACGGTAGCGGCCGAGGTTGTCACGCGGTGGAAGATGTTTGCCTCAGAGGAAGAGATGCAAAGGTGGTGCCACATGGTGGCAGCTATAGAAAATAATTACAGACCAAATCCTTTCCATAACGCAGTGCGCGCGGCGGATGTGGTGCAGGCTGTTTTCTCGCTTGCCTCCGCCACAAAGCCACTCATGAGACACGTGACGCTTGTGGAGTTGAAAGCCCTTGTTTTTGCAGCGGTTGCACTTGACGTCCGGCACCCGGGGCGTACGAATGAGTTTTTGGTGCGGACGTGCGACCCGCTGTGCTATCGTTACCCCGGCCCTGGTACCCTTGAACAAATGCATGTGGCCACTGCTTTTCAGCTAGTGGAGGTGCCAGAGCTCAATTTCACCTGTCGTATGAATGATGAGTCATTCCTAAGGTTCAAGACTATCGTGTCAAAACTCATTTGCCGAACAGACACCGCAGTGTTGGAGGACCATTTAGAGCACTGGCGAGCAAAAGCACGAGAGGGCGGCTTCGACTACGGTGCTCCTGACGATAGGGTAGATGCCctctctctccttcttctGGCAGCCGACTTTGGTGTGATTAGTCGTGGTGCAGACATCGCAGCAAAATGGCTTGTGCTCACGGAGGAACACGCCGCGCAAGCACAGGAGGAGCGCCGCCGCGGTCTTCCCGTTACTCCCGGTTTCGATCTCCCGACATCCGTTGGGCGGTCGCAAATTGCGTTTCTAGATTCTGTTGTTATCCCGCTCTTTAATCAGGTTCAGCAGCTGTTTCCAGGTATTGTGGAGCCTTCACGGAACCTCCGGGCCCTGCGGTCGAAGTATGCCGCGATGGCAAACCCACCCGTTCTTTCCACCTCAGTCGTTTCCAACCATGGGGAAAGCAGGGAGAGGCAACAAATAGGTGAGACACATAACTTGCTACGTCGTTATCATGGAGTCGATGACCACCGCTACGTAAGTCCGATAAACACATCGGTGGAAGGGCGAGACGTGTTATCAGGGGCGTTAGAGGAACCGCGAGCCATGAGTGAGGGACGGGTGGATCACTTGCACGGGAAGGATAGACCATTTCGTTTGGAGTTGGGGCGTTGCACGGGGTCAACGGGTACCAAAGAACGGGTAAATGGAGTTGCAGGATTAGAATATACACCGAGGTTTCTTGACGCCCCAACACAGCATGACTATTCGTCGGCACCTTCTTCTGGGAAAGTAGGTTACAGCCACAGTGCGTGTCCTGCTGAGAAGGGTGGACGTATTGATAGATTTGATCAGCACCAAATAGCTCCGTCAAGATGTGTAGCTTCGGTGCCTGAGATTAGGATTGAAAAACCACCTCCATTCAGGTCAAGTGAGCGAGACGCGATGATACCCCAGAGGGATAATGCGTTAAGTACTCCCATTCGCCGTGCATTGAACTCTTCAACATCTCCTAGTCGGTGGGATGGGGATGACCGACTTGTACGGAAGTATTCTGAAATGGATGACCTTCTGCTGCATGTGAGGGCGATGCGTGTAGGTGGCGGACTCAATCATGATCACGAAGAAAAGCACCGACGACTGCGCTCCACGCTTGCTGAGCGTGAGGCGATGATCACCGAGGCTGCCGAGTTGCTGCGAcagcggcggcagcagctgCGGTCCGGTAGCGCTGCACGCAGTAATGAAATCCTTCAGGGGCATGCTGATGCGGCTGTTTTGCAACTTAGGGTGGCAGCTGCAAATGCGTCGGTGGGTCCTTGA
- a CDS encoding helicase, putative has protein sequence MSSVFIDGVEVSFPFAPYPVQEEYMRSVIYALKGSHNALLESPTGTGKTLCLLCGVLAWLDERRICFLNSGISDRTSLLRVVYCSRTHAQLSQVIREFKRTRYSSIFSMAVLGSRDHMCLNSQVLQLPSSHAQRKLCSQLREDRNCRFYRGYEARAAGRKDFPDELWIHDMEDLVSEGRKCGFCPYYYERDAAKDADVVFLPYNYVFDVSFRKQLPFELSGSVLIVDEAHNLPSVLGSASCMNLQPLDLANAICECSRAMAMQRILSKDEDNNDDTSAVTSEQEFASLKVILCGLEACIVNEPRELPSKEEAETHAGRLDTSGSLTGCEIVRSGSYMISFLRKAAITHDIFFGDGGEGGFINEVISKALTVLSQSESTGVGLSKVQQFLSFVFERCGEGDDDSSYFILTDGKNTNGHANPRTLSYWCLDISRVVQSLVCDLHSLLLTSGTLSPLSHFAMELGVSFEVCLKGSHVIEEKQVIGSVLCRGPGGERLNGGYAFRNGVDYRIGLGMALVNISRITPGGILVFFPSYVALNAAVDLWRTGGGRANETETVWAMLEQVKPVFVEPAAAADAQTIVTSFQREVDANSTRGAFLLAVCRGRISEGIDFADQHGRCVVIAGIPFANHTDLFVRLKREYITRVSTKRPAVGGKPFTGNEWYMNEAMRSVNQCVGRVIRHKDDYGAVVLADERFVDRLHGLSEWVGSRCTVHSEFRGTYACIAKFFAPYRRRSGTSARQAGACAQMIGGASSLGEAVPGSQGNSPGGCSEAAKIPSSAEMAKRFAAQVLEGAAAEKSGQRRKILEEASEVPVAVSREFTKDKSGERSVPQQLPLEEAEASAPRPTFKKQVLPSPTTTNSAPPPTLLTGSSSKEFCQFLKQRLRQTSYDQFREILKRIAGTRTQLGLTDDDKKQVLRTATDELISLFTEAAGDRYGELLTSFGQHIPEEFQLYYAHLLRKRPRVS, from the coding sequence ATGTCGTCTGTATTTATTGACGGCGTTGAGGTTTCATTTCCATTCGCTCCCTATCCGGTGCAGGAGGAGTACATGCGGTCTGTCATATATGCCCTGAAAGGATCTCACAACGCACTTCTGGAGTCGCCAACAGGGACAGGTAAAACGTTGTGTCTTCTCTGCGGCGTTTTGGCTTGGCTAGACGAGAGGCGCATCTGTTTTCTTAACAGTGGTATTAGCGATCGAACCAGCTTACTTCGCGTGGTGTACTGCAGTAGGACTCATGCGCAGTTAAGCCAAGTTATTCGTGAGTTCAAGCGGACCCgctacagcagcatcttTTCCATGGCAGTATTGGGTTCTAGGGATCACATGTGTCTTAACTCGCAGGTGCTTCAGCTTCCATCTTCGCATGCTCAGCGGAAGCTGTGCAGCCAGCTCAGAGAAGATAGGAACTGTCGTTTTTACCGTGGCTATGAAGCACGTGCCGCGGGGAGGAAGGATTTTCCAGATGAGTTATGGATACACGACATGGAGGATTTAGTTTCTGAGGGCCGGAAGTGCGGCTTCTGCCCGTACTACTACGAAAGAGATGCTGCTAAAGATGCAGATGTTGTATTTCTTCCATATAACTATGTCTTTGATGTGTCTTTTCGAAAGCAACTTCCTTTTGAGTTGAGTGGCTCCGTGTTGATTGTTGATGAGGCACACAACTTGCCGTCTGTGCTCGGGTCGGCTTCCTGCATGAATCTACAGCCGCTAGATCTTGCAAATGCTATCTGTGAGTGTTCCAGGGCCATGGCGATGCAACGAATTTTGTCGAAAGATGAAGATAACAATGACGATACGAGTGCTGTGACATCCGAGCAGGAGTTTGCCTCGCTGAAGGTTATTCTTTGTGGACTAGAGGCGTGTATTGTTAATGAGCCAAGGGAGCTGCCGAGTAAAGAGGAGGCAGAGACACATGCTGGTCGTTTAGATACCTCTGGATCGTTAACAGGCTGTGAGATTGTTCGGAGTGGTTCTTACATGATTTCCTTTCTGCGGAAGGCGGCCATCACACACGACATCTTCTTTGGTGAtggaggggaaggagggtTTATAAATGAAGTGATTTCAAAAGCGCTTACAGTACTGTCACAGAGTGAGTCGACGGGTGTAGGTCTGTCAAAGGTGCAACAATTCCTTTCGTTCGTATTCGAGCGCTGTGGtgaaggtgatgatgatTCCTCCTATTTTATTCTAACCGATGGCAAGAATACTAATGGTCACGCCAATCCTCGGACGTTGAGTTATTGGTGTTTAGACATATCGCGTGTGGTGCAGTCGCTCGTTTGTGATTTGCACTCTCTGTTGCTTACCAGCGGCACGTTGTCGCCCCTCAGTCACTTTGCGATGGAGCTTGGTGTTTCCTTTGAAGTGTGCCTCAAGGGAAGTCACGTCATTGAAGAGAAGCAGGTAATTGGAAGTGTGCTTTGCAGAGGGCCAGGAGGTGAGAGGCTGAATGGTGGTTATGCCTTTCGCAATGGTGTGGACTATAGAATTGGACTTGGGATGGCGCTCGTGAATATTTCACGAATTACACCAGGTGGCATACTCGTTTTCTTCCCCAGTTACGTCGCTTTAAACGCGGCTGTGGATTTGTGGCGAACTGGAGGTGGTCGGGCAAACGAGACGGAGACTGTTTGGGCGATGCTCGAGCAGGTGAAGCCCGTTTTTGTCGAACCGGCCGCTGCAGCTGATGCACAAACAATCGTTACTAGCTTTCAGCGGGAGGTGGATGCGAATTCGACACGTGGTGCCTTTCTGCTAGCGGTGTGCCGCGGAAGAATAAGTGAGGGTATAGATTTTGCTGATCAGCATGGTAGGTGCGTGGTTATCGCGGGTATACCGTTTGCAAACCACACGGATTTGTTCGTTCGTCTCAAACGGGAATACATCACACGAGTATCGACCAAACGGCCTGCGGTGGGTGGAAAGCCATTTACCGGTAATGAATGGTATATGAACGAGGCCATGCGAAGTGTTAACCAGTGCGTTGGGCGTGTAATACGACATAAAGATGACTATGGCGCTGTCGTGCTCGCTGATGAACGTTTCGTGGATCGGTTGCACGGACTGTCTGAGTGGGTGGGGTCGCGTTGTACGGTCCACTCGGAGTTTCGTGGGACGTACGCTTGCATTGCAAAGTTTTTTGCACCGTACCGTCGCCGTTCGGGAACTTCAGCTCGCCAGGCGGGTGCGTGTGCACAAATGATCGGAGGTGCCAGCTCTTTGGGGGAGGCAGTGCCGGGTAGTCAGGGCAACAGTCCGGGTGGCTGCTCTGAGGCAGCCAAAATTCCAAGTTCTGCGGAAATGGCGAAACGCTTTGCTGCACAGGTGTTGGAGGGGGCGGCAGCCGAAAAAAGTGGTCAACGACGGAAAATCCTGGAAGAAGCGAGTGAGGTGCCGGTTGCTGTATCTCGGGAATTCACGAAGGACAAGAGCGGGGAAAGGTCCGTGCCACAACAACTTCCTCTGGAGGAGGCGGAGGCGTCGGCACCGAGACCCACATTTAAGAAACAAGTGCTCCCTTCACCTACAACCACCAATTCAGCTCCCCCACCAACTCTCCTGACGGGTTCCAGTTCGAAGGAGTTCTGTCAGTTTCTTAAGCAGCGGCTGCGGCAGACGAGTTACGACCAGTTTCGTGAAATATTGAAGCGGATAGCGGGCACGCGGACGCAACTCGGCTTGACTGATGACGACAAAAAGCAGGTTTTACGCACTGCCACCGACGAGCTTATCTCGCTCTTTACAGAGGCTGCTGGTGATCGCTATGGGGAGTTGCTAACTTCCTTTGGCCAACACATACCCGAAGAGTTTCAACTGTATTACGCACACCTCCTTCGGAAGCGACCAAGGGTTTCCTGA
- a CDS encoding peptidyl-prolyl cis-trans isomerase NIMA-interacting 4, putative — protein sequence MGKENMKGGKNTGSSADGGKKGKDTSGGSGYTKVKVRHILCEKLSRALEALEKIKAGESFANVARDYSEDKARSGGDLGWVTRGAMVGEFSEKAFALPKGGMTQEPVKTKFGYHIIFVEDKQ from the coding sequence atGGGCAAAGAAAACATGAAGGGCGGCAAGAACACCGGTAGTAGCGCTgatggtggaaaaaaggggaaggataCGTCTGGTGGTTCTGGATACACAAAGGTGAAGGTACGGCATATTCTTTGCGAGAAGCTCAGCCGTGCATTGGAGGCATTGGAAAAGATAAAGGCTGGCGAGAGTTTCGCCAATGTTGCTCGGGATTACAGCGAAGACAAGGCCCGCTCCGGTGGTGATCTCGGTTGGGTCACTCGTGGTGCCATGGTGGGTGAGTTTTCCGAGAAAGCCTTTGCTTTACCCAAAGGGGGAATGACTCAGGAACCGGTTAAGACTAAATTTGGATATCACATTATTTTTGTGGAGGATAAGCAGTGA
- a CDS encoding serine/threonine-protein kinase NEK1, putative: MKPRDISAPELKRYAIEKALFLGNTTDVFKVREVGTDRPYVLKQMSLLPMGADERKRVLQEICVMSGVDHPNIVKFRESFSGNTSVNIIMECCKCTLEEIIMLQQEEGQPFPEEAIIEWMVELLSGLAHLHSRRVVHRDIKTSNIFVTEKNHLKLGDFGVCTVLTSASIATNSMVGTPLYFSPEVCAGDAYDVRSDVWSLGVVFYEMCTLRRPFEAEHLPGLLQQVLTRDVAPFDTGLDTRLEEIVLRMLRKDPKERPTSQDLIDNHLVVPPSHPSHASQKPSRGRLIQQYYGPELFFSCDAVTSWGNERGAEEKAAVMAVDDCSRKKLQVRQQQKHPLTARGQTGAPKVPGNTAVPAKRNNIPKKATPRLDKGKELSSQERMEAMERIKSAKSKINMSELRKNMQQRRMELLGKENADAADGVPVVIELKQEPRSSQRADTSDISLSHEDLSRTGSSFLDDIAAVLERHSAGGAKIDLDQLDDAAALLCQYKVTNYGLC; this comes from the coding sequence ATGAAGCCGCGGGATATTTCCGCCCCTGAGCTGAAGCGATATGCCATTGAGAAGGCCTTGTTTTTAGGTAACACTACTGATGTGTTTAAGGTACGGGAGGTGGGCACAGATAGGCCCTATGTGCTGAAACAAATGTCTTTGCTTCCCATGGGTGCTGATGAGAGGAAGCGTGTGCTTCAAGAGATATGTGTAATGAGTGGTGTGGACCATCCAAACATTGTTAAGTTTCGTGAAAGCTTTAGTGGCAACACATCTGTAAATATCATTATGGAATGTTGTAAATGTACACTTGAGGAAATCATTATGCTGCAGCAGGAGGAGGGCCAGCCGTTCCCAGAGGAGGCCATCATTGAATGGATGGTAGAGTTACTTTCTGGGCTTGCGCACCTTCATTCACGTCGTGTTGTACATCGCGATATTAAAACAAGCAACATTTTTGTAACTGAGAAAAACCATTTAAAATTAGGCGACTTCGGTGTCTGCACGGTCCTCACAAGCGCCTCCATAGCAACAAATAGCATGGTTGGTACGCCTCTCTATTTCTCCCCTGAGGTGTGCGCCGGTGACGCCTATGATGTTCGCAGTGATGTATGGAGTCTCGGTGTTGTCTTCTATGAGATGTGTACGTTACGGCGCCCATTTGAAGCTGAACATTTACCGGGGTTGCTGCAGCAGGTGCTCACGCGGGACGTTGCACCCTTTGACACGGGGTTAGATACACGACTTGAGGAGATCGTTCTTCGTATGCTTCGGAAGGACCCGAAGGAGCGTCCGACTTCTCAGGATCTTATCGACAACCACTTAGTCGTACCACCGAGTCACCCTTCACACGCCTCGCAGAAACCATCGCGAGGGAGGTTGATTCAACAGTACTATGGCCCGGAATTATTCTTTAGTTGCGATGCTGTTACTAGCTGGGGGAATGAGCGGGGTGCAGAGGAAAAAGCAGCAGTGATGGCAGTGGATGATTGCAGCCGGAAGAAGTTGCAGGTCAGGCAGCAACAGAAGCATCCGCTCACCGCAAGAGGGCAGACGGGGGCCCCAAAGGTGCCTGGAAACACTGCAGTTCCTGCAAAGAGGAATAATATCCCTAAAAAAGCCACACCAAGGCTTGATAAGGGTAAAGAATTAAGTTCTCAGGAGAGAATGGAGGCAATGGAGCGCATCAAGTCAGCGAAGAGTAAAATCAATATGAGTGAGTTGCGCAAAAATATGCAGCAGCGCCGTATGGAACTTCTTGGGAAGGAGAATGCAGATGCCGCGGATGGGGTTCCCGTAGTGATTGAGCTAAAGCAGGAGCCCCGCTCGTCACAGAGGGCTGATACCAGCGACATCAGTTTATCCCACGAAGATTTATCCCGAACAGGGTCGAGTTTCCTTGATGACATAGCCGCCGTTTTGGAGCGACACTCCGCGGGTGGGGCAAAGATTGATCTCGATCAACTTGACGACGCTGCAGCGTTGCTGTGTCAGTACAAGGTTACAAATTATGGGTTGTGTTGA